A genomic segment from Aegilops tauschii subsp. strangulata cultivar AL8/78 chromosome 1, Aet v6.0, whole genome shotgun sequence encodes:
- the LOC109767022 gene encoding uncharacterized protein: MDMRMRVSVISAPRLATLGYISQDSQDSKIMFGSTVIQRLRVVSLTTVVPTIKILAVNMNSNLDMVIELMKCFVCLEKLYMKIQTDSPTGTNFWRHKHRNFLTSQNIRLKTLVLRHYRGIQAQVNFVTFFILNAKLLESIRLEVDSRDYNDGFFAEQCRMLQMEKRVSRGAQLCVTTGSRNDVSSTVDLNDLDLADPFACRC; encoded by the exons ATGGATATGAGAATGCGGGTGTCAGTAATCTCCGCACCTAGACTGGCGACCTTGGGTTACATTTCTCAGGATTCACAGGACTCCAAAATCATGTTTGGCTCCACTGTTATTCAG AGATTGCGCGTTGTTAGCCTGACAACGGTGGTGCCTACTATCAAGATCTTAGCTGTGAATATGAATTCTAATCTGGATATGGTTATTGAGTTGATGAAATGCTTTGTATGCTTGGAGAAATTGTATATGAAG ATTCAGACAGATTCACCAACAGGAACAAATTTCTGGCGTCATAAACACCGGAATTTTCTCACATCTCAGAACATTCGTTTGAAGACCTTAGTGTTGAGACATTACCGAGGCATCCAGGCACAAGTTAACTTTGTCACATTCTTTATACTGAATGCGAAACTGCTAGAGTCCATCCGACTTGAGGTTGATTCCAGGGATTACAATGACGGATTTTTCGCAGAACAATGTAGGATGCTTCAGATGGAGAAAAGGGTTTCTAGAGGTGCTCAGCTCTGTGTTACAACAGGTTCTCGCAATGATGTTTCGAGCACCGTTGACCTCAATGATTTGGATTTGGCTGATCCGTTCGCATGTAGATGTTGA